A stretch of DNA from Globicephala melas chromosome 19, mGloMel1.2, whole genome shotgun sequence:
gggacaattctTTCAacttcacagagttgttgtgaCTATGCAATGAGGTACCGCAGGAAAACCCTTAGCATGGGGACCCAGCAGGGAGTAATCCCTTAACAAAAAGGTAGggtcttccctctcttccttccaaagaggGGGTTTCCAAAGGTTGAGACCCCTGCTTTTTGCATCCCACCTCCCTGAAATGCATCACGTCACCAGGACTCAGGCTTGTTCTGTTAAGTTGTTTAATAATATATTGGCCCATGGGAAGCTGTAGCTGAGAACAGATCAAGACCAAACGTGGCATACGCCTCGGTTCTTCACTTAGCCTTGCCAGAAGGCTGGGGGCCTGGAAGACAGTCGGCCTGGGTGATGGTGTAGACACGAGAGGCCGCGGGCACCAGGGTCCCAGGCTTGGTGTGGCAGGCATTCTCCGTAGCGCAGCCCCGAGTAGCAAATATGACACCTGTTGGGGGAGGGGTTTCAGCCTGGAGTCAGGACTTCCAACCCCTCCCTCCTCATGACCCGGGGTCATGCCCCTGCCACCTCCTCACCCAGTTCTCTGGACCCACTCTCTCCCCTAGAATCTGGAAGTATGAGCCTCCCGTTCTGGGagcctccctgtcccctcccccagaaaTCTAGGTGCCCCTCACCAGTCTGCACTTTGCCAGCGCAGGTGATACAGTGGCTTTCCTGGCCGACACAGAGTACTTTCTCAGTTGAAGAGCATGTTTCCTTGAAGTGGGTGATGCAGGTAGGGCACTGGAGGCCATTCTCCGTACGATTGTTCtcaggagctggggaggagggtggagtgTAAGGTGTAAGGGACGTTAAACCCTTTCCcaacctcacagcaaccctggggACGCCGGTTGCTAATGGACCCTGCATTTTACAGGCGAggacctgaggctcagagcaagGAGGATGCTTGCCAAAGGTTACAGCGCGGGTCAGTGGCGGGTGCTCACAGCAGGCTCTCAGGCGGGGCAGGAAGGGACTCCAGTTGTGGGGCTGAGCTGGCCCTTACCGGGCAGGGGATCGTGGTTGCAGACGTCGCTCTGGCAGCA
This window harbors:
- the PINLYP gene encoding phospholipase A2 inhibitor and Ly6/PLAUR domain-containing protein → MRLSTKPQTFLLASLLLCTLLGLGYPLSCEVCTGSGPTCSGNVQTCDPDQDSCVVIVAHTNRKGHQSLNTYKGCMKSSACSSGFVSITMDPENYMVSNTRCCQSDVCNHDPLPAPENNRTENGLQCPTCITHFKETCSSTEKVLCVGQESHCITCAGKVQTGVIFATRGCATENACHTKPGTLVPAASRVYTITQADCLPGPQPSGKAK